The Peromyscus leucopus breed LL Stock unplaced genomic scaffold, UCI_PerLeu_2.1 scaffold_1590, whole genome shotgun sequence genomic sequence aaaaactgcataggtttggtataaaaacagacacctTGATCAATTGAATTGATGTGAATCCAGAtataaattcaaatataattaATACCTAATTTTTCATAATGAAGATAGAAATATACACTAGAgtaaaagacagcatcttcaaaaaatagtGCTGTTCAAACTACATGTCCACATAtagaagaacacaaatagatTCAAActgtatgtctgcatgtagaagagtgcaaatagatccatatctattactcTGCACAAAgcttaagtctaagtggatcaaagaccccaacataaaactagatacactgaatctgatagaagagtgGGAAATAGCATGAAATACTTTGGCATAGGAGAaagctttctgaacagaacacctatagcacaggcacaggcactaagaacaattaATGAAGACCGcatgaagctgaaaagcttctctaaggcaaaggataccatcaatcggacaaagcagcagcctacagaatgaaaaagaatttaccaactacacatccaatagaaaactaatatccaaaacatataaagaactcaagaaactaaatataaaaaaaaacaaatcattaaatttaaattatgcggtacagatctaaacagaattcataatagaagaatctcaaatggttgagaacacttaaagaaatgttcaacagccttagccatcagggaaattaaaacaaaaccttccttGATATTCCATCTTAGTTTGgatagaatggctaagatcaataacacaggtgacagctcatgcttgtgaaagatgtggagcaagggcaaCACTCCTCctttgctggtaggagtgcaaataTATAGCCACTATGGAATTCAATATGGCAGTTCTTCAGAAAGTTAGGAATATATCTACCTCAATGACCCAGACATACCACTGTTGAGCATATAGCAAAAGCATGATTCATCTTACAAGGGCAGTtgctcaaacatgttcattgcagctttattcataacagccagaaactggaagaaaCTAAGGTGTCcctcaaccaaaaagaaaaaagactacttaattaattaattacacaaTGCATGAATGTACATTGTGTACACAAGGAGGAATTACACAAGGGGGGAATGCATGGACTTCTCTGGAAAGGGGAAAGATAATAGATTTTATGAATGGACTGGGAGTTGATGTGGATGGGAGTGGAGAAATCAGATGTGGGAGGGCATGAGATGTAGGGAGAGAGTATAGGGAAAATGGTTGGAATTggggtgtgtgtttgggggttggtgtggaaatctagtgcagtagaaacttcaCAGAATATGTGAAACTGAcactaatgaggactcctagtaatgggggatatgaaGTCTCAACTGACCATatcttgtagccaggcaaggcatCCAGTGGTGGTGCTGGTTCCATTccattgagttgttggccaaggagaTCAATAGAAATCCCTAAACAACTCATGCTCATGCTAATACAAAGGGTTGCTCTCTGCAACATGACAGTGGGGCctcattgccaaggacaacaaccacacaactcattgaacatggagaatttGAGCTGGTACCTTCATGGAGCCTTCACACTTATGTTCTAGTCTCTTGGGTGCAGGATTGTACTCTGCAGTacaccaaagagaaaaatgtggacAGCAACACTAGCGCACAAAACTTTTTGATTTTACACTTTGTCCTGCCTCGTCCCCACCACCGCTCACCATAGCGTTGCTGCGGCGTAGTGTCCGGCCAGGTGATACTGTGGTACAGCCCGCAAGGGCTGCTGGGTGTGAACTTCTCTGCCAGGTAGAGCACTGGATCCGGCAGACCCTTCTCCAGGGCATCCACGTACTCCTTGGTGTAGTCTTCGTCCAGACGCCAAGTGAAACGCTCATTGTAGTCAATGGTCTCGTTCAGCTGCTGCACTGGTGTTCCTGCAGGAAGCTGTGGGGTTAATGCACTCTGCCAGGCCAGGAACCCGGAAACTGAATCATTCAGATAGGGAATGAAGGGTGTGGCGgctggcaggaaagagaaagattaGGTAGTCGTTGGGGGAAAACCCAAATCCGTGTCAATCAAAGGTTTTCTGAGCCTGAGGGATGTGAAAGATGATCTAAGATCGCTTGGCGCTCAGCTCCCAACCATGTGATCTCCCAGCCCCAAGAACTCACTTTGCCCCAGCCTCCTCACCTCTGAGTGTAATATTGACGCCCACCAGTCCCACATGCAGGCCGACATGGACTTGAACACGGGCGGTACTGAAGGCTTTGTAGGATGTATTGGTCCACACTCCCCCCACGAACCAGTCTCCGCTGAAGTGCACAGCTATGGGGAGAGGCACGGGGTGACTTGGGGGTGAGGGTGAGAGGGACAGGAGGTGGGACAGAAAGATGGAGGGTTAGGGACCTGGTGCAATAGCAAGCAAGGTAAGGGCAGAAAAGTGATCACTAGCCAAGAGCAGTGGCGGAGGCAGGGGCATACCTGGGCAAGTAAGTACTCctcaaggtcagcctagactacatagcaagcaagagacagtctcaaaacaaaaagcccacagtAAAAGACAGCCAGGGAACCAGAAAGAGGTGCAAAGTGGAAGGGGAACCAGGAAACCGAGCTAGTTCCCCATTTCTCagtgccctctgccaccccctcccTGCTCCAACTCCTCTCTCCCAGGAGTTGCACCTTACACTCACCCACAATCTCTGCACCGATGAACAGACTAAGAAGAACTCTCACCAACCAGAACCATCGCTGTGGGGAAAGACAGACACTCAGGTCAGGATTGGGCACTACCCAACCCATCCTCAAGACCCCCCTTGACCCCACTCCATCTCAACCTGACTTTTGAGGCCGATGTCACGCCTGCTTTTCCTTCAAGTTCCTCTAAGCCACTGGCATTTGTGGTAGTCTCTGGTCGTGTGCTTATGTGACCATTTCCCCGTCCTAGTTTCAGGTCCAGCTTGCCCTGCGCTCTCTGACCACCCTTTCTACCCCCCGCTGTCTGGCGCCTGTTCGCTACCACTAGTTCAGTCACTGCTTGGTGAGGCTCAGTGAGTTCAGAAGTGCCAGGCAGGCAGGGGTCACCTCTCCCTGAAGAGGGAGGCCCCAGGACCTGGTAGTCAACGAAAGGAGAGGAACTGTGCATATTTCTAGATGGGCCAGTTCCctcaaaccaccaccaacaaaaatcaACACAGAAAGATTGAGGTCTTCtcagacttgaaaaaaaaaatgtacagtttagGATCTGGGGGCTGGGAGCATTTAAGGGAACTGCCCAGGCTTGCTACGAGTTTGAACCCTCTGTGTCTTTAACCGAACGTGGTAAGGAAAACACCACAGTCTAAATTGCCCGTGCCCATCCTCTTGGCCAGAAGGTTATTGTCCAGATGACAGGACAGGGGTGCTCCAGTGTtcagagagaggggtgggaggtTCCGGCAGCACTGGAAGCCTGGACTACTGGGCTGGTTCCCACTTTCTGCAGCAGCCTCCAAAATAAGGCAGTTGGAGTCTCTCTTCCCGGGAATCCCTGAACCCTGGACTGTCCCTCTCCCATGAAGAGTGGATTGTTGCACCAGACTTCTAAATTTACTCCTGCTGATCCCCAGTTTAACTATTCATGAAGAATCTTCCTTAGTCTTGTCTGCCCCGAGTCTCGAGAAATGCTCTCCGCATTGCTCTCTCACCTACGACTGAGCTTCTAGAATCCCCTAAGAGGAGCTCTTAGTATCGCTTACGAGTGGCCACGGATCCCAGGCAAGATGAGCAGGAAGCTGACGGCCAGGCACAAGAATACCAGAATGACAATGAGCAGCGGGACGCTGAAGCCCGCCGCGTGCCTGGGCTGGGGGTAAAAGGGCATCACCCCATCCCAAATAGTCATCTTGCAAGAAGTTCAAGAACTGCACACGGGCAATGAATGAGCTGGTGTGGGGGAAACAAAGTCTGAGTCCCGCGGCTCTTCTAAAAAGCGCAGAAGCGGGATCCTGAAGCCCTTTCCTGACTTGGCAGCTTTGTGCACAGCGTTTGCAAAGAAACGCAGACCCCCCTTTTATAGGAGCGTGGGCAGCAAGCTGGGGAGGTGTCCTGATTAGGCGACAGGGTCCTATCCAGATAAGATCAAGCAAACGAGGGCGGGGACATGCAAATAACGGCAACCCTGCTCCTTAACTGGAGGCCAAGCCTCTTTGGTCCCCACATTCACACCTGGAGCTGTGTCCTGAGCTGACACCAGCTAGACAGGAGACAGAGTGAAGGTTGAAAGTGCATCCAGGAAGTGTGAAGATTCTCGGAACTGAGAGAGTGGAGTGCGGGGGGAGCAGAGCAAAGAAACAACGTCTCCAAGAACACGGAAGACCGTTGAAGTGACCGGAGCCTTACCCTAAGGTTGGGTCCTCCTAGCCCTCTCCTTTTCCCACAGGCCTTCACCGCAGATTTGAGAATGAGGTCGGCTGCGGGCCCCTGGCTCTCAGTTCATTAGCCCCTCCCACTTTTCTGCCACCTCCGGTAGAAGCAGTGTGTGAGAAACTGGAATGA encodes the following:
- the LOC114689231 gene encoding LOW QUALITY PROTEIN: dual oxidase maturation factor 2-like (The sequence of the model RefSeq protein was modified relative to this genomic sequence to represent the inferred CDS: inserted 1 base in 1 codon) translates to MTIWDGVMPFYPQPRHAAGFSVPLLIVILVFLCLAVSFLLILPGIRGHSRWFWLVRVLLSLFIGAEIVAVHFSGDWFVGGVWTNTSYKAFSTARVQVHVGLHVGLVGVNITLRGTPVQQLNETIDYNERFTWRLDEDYTKEYVDALEKGLPDPVLYLAEKFTPSSPCGLYHXYHLAGHYAAATLW